One stretch of Variovorax sp. 54 DNA includes these proteins:
- a CDS encoding lysophospholipid acyltransferase family protein: MLAKLTGWLLLGIVRLLTGAQARWYGCPPKAEQRIYFANHQSHADLVMIWAALPEELRSITRPIAARDYWANTPVKRWITTEVFNAVYVERAATAPAGAAAPAAPPPPEARPPAAPNAPAERIEPSMEPLLPIETITAAEAPQEIQGQLDLPAPPPPPPPVAPPPVIEPEAPAAAPESPAADPLAPLIDALRSGDSIIIFPEGTRGHTGEPQKFKSGLYALATMFPDVVLVPAWIDNVQRVMPKGEIVPVPILCSVTFGAPIRVEDGEERRPFLDRARAAVIALRDV; encoded by the coding sequence ATGCTGGCAAAGCTCACAGGTTGGTTGCTGCTGGGAATCGTCCGATTGCTCACCGGCGCGCAGGCGCGCTGGTACGGCTGTCCACCGAAGGCCGAGCAGCGCATCTACTTCGCGAATCACCAGAGCCACGCGGACCTCGTGATGATCTGGGCCGCGCTGCCCGAAGAGCTGCGCAGCATCACACGGCCCATCGCGGCGCGCGACTACTGGGCCAACACGCCGGTCAAGCGCTGGATCACGACGGAGGTGTTCAACGCGGTGTATGTGGAGCGTGCGGCCACGGCGCCTGCAGGGGCTGCAGCGCCGGCCGCGCCACCGCCGCCTGAAGCACGGCCACCCGCAGCGCCCAACGCACCGGCCGAGCGCATCGAGCCGTCGATGGAACCGCTGCTGCCGATCGAAACGATCACCGCCGCCGAGGCACCGCAAGAAATCCAGGGCCAGCTCGACCTCCCCGCGCCCCCGCCGCCCCCACCGCCGGTCGCACCGCCGCCCGTCATCGAACCCGAAGCACCGGCCGCCGCACCCGAGTCGCCCGCCGCCGACCCGCTCGCGCCACTCATCGACGCATTGCGCAGCGGCGACTCGATCATCATCTTTCCCGAAGGCACGCGCGGCCACACCGGCGAGCCGCAGAAATTCAAGTCGGGCCTGTACGCATTGGCGACGATGTTCCCCGACGTGGTCCTCGTGCCGGCCTGGATCGACAACGTGCAGCGCGTCATGCCCAAGGGCGAGATCGTGCCCGTGCCTATCCTGTGCTCAGTCACCTTCGGCGCACCGATCCGCGTCGAGGACGGCGAAGAGCGCCGCCCCTTCCTCGACCGTGCGCGTGCTGCGGTGATCGCATTGCGCGACGTCTGA
- a CDS encoding ribosomal maturation YjgA family protein, translated as MIRAMRWRFDLLSLAWAVALFVLLVLLATVGARWGWVRSFFGDVLAVAWVYVVFKTFVAARVLPLALAAFGVGLLVELGQFLASTWHLHIPNRALRIVLGATADWWDVVAYAIGFVAVLAVEAAVRKLRAGRPPTSAPRSSMPAR; from the coding sequence ATGATACGGGCCATGCGATGGCGTTTCGATCTTCTTTCCCTGGCGTGGGCGGTGGCCCTCTTTGTGTTGCTCGTGCTGCTGGCCACCGTCGGCGCGCGCTGGGGCTGGGTGCGAAGTTTCTTCGGCGACGTGCTGGCCGTGGCGTGGGTGTACGTGGTGTTCAAGACCTTCGTCGCCGCGCGCGTGCTGCCGCTCGCGCTGGCCGCCTTCGGCGTGGGGCTGCTGGTCGAGCTGGGGCAGTTCCTTGCGTCGACCTGGCACCTGCACATTCCGAACCGCGCGCTGCGCATCGTGCTCGGTGCCACCGCCGACTGGTGGGACGTGGTGGCCTACGCGATCGGCTTCGTCGCCGTGCTGGCGGTGGAAGCTGCGGTGCGCAAGCTCAGGGCAGGTCGACCGCCGACATCCGCGCCACGATCGTCGATGCCCGCCCGTTGA
- the mtgA gene encoding monofunctional biosynthetic peptidoglycan transglycosylase: MKGLLRLIACLVVAGLALELFFVVRIAAMAVIDPQSTAFQRSEAWRVALSQGREGGWRQDWVPYTQINDSLKRAVIASEDAGFVDHNGVEWEAIERARQRNARAEQLAAKRMARAAARGKPVQPAPLRGGSTITQQLAKNLLLSGERTMLRKGQELVLATLLEVLLDKQRILEIYLNNVEWGEGVFGAEAAAQYYFKKPAARLSAYESARLAVMLPSPKFFERRPNSSYINGRASTIVARMSAVDLP, encoded by the coding sequence ATGAAGGGCCTGCTGCGCCTGATCGCCTGCCTCGTGGTGGCGGGCCTGGCGCTCGAGCTGTTCTTCGTGGTGCGCATCGCGGCCATGGCGGTGATCGATCCACAGAGCACGGCCTTCCAGCGCTCCGAGGCCTGGCGCGTTGCGCTCTCGCAGGGCCGCGAAGGCGGATGGCGTCAGGACTGGGTGCCGTACACGCAGATCAACGACTCCCTCAAGCGCGCCGTGATCGCGAGCGAAGACGCCGGTTTCGTCGACCACAACGGCGTCGAGTGGGAAGCCATCGAGCGTGCGCGCCAGCGTAACGCTCGCGCCGAACAGCTGGCCGCCAAGCGCATGGCACGCGCCGCTGCACGCGGCAAGCCGGTGCAGCCGGCACCGTTGCGCGGCGGCTCCACCATCACGCAGCAGCTTGCGAAGAACCTGCTGCTGTCGGGCGAACGAACCATGCTGCGCAAGGGCCAGGAGCTGGTGCTCGCCACGCTGCTCGAAGTGCTGCTCGACAAGCAGCGCATCCTCGAGATCTACCTGAACAACGTCGAATGGGGCGAAGGCGTGTTCGGCGCCGAGGCTGCGGCGCAGTACTACTTCAAGAAGCCGGCCGCGCGCCTCAGTGCGTACGAGTCGGCGCGCCTGGCCGTGATGCTGCCAAGCCCGAAGTTCTTCGAGCGTCGGCCCAATTCGTCCTACATCAACGGGCGGGCATCGACGATCGTGGCGCGGATGTCGGCGGTCGACCTGCCCTGA
- the aroE gene encoding shikimate dehydrogenase codes for MDQYCVMGNPVEHSRSPRIHARFAELCGQPMAYGRRLVPIGAFAEGIAAFRSEAAAQGDTARGCNVTVPFKFDAAALAQHTSERATLAQAVNTLRFETDGSIHADNTDGIGLVNDIVRNAGVPLAGRSLLLIGAGGAAAGVLGPLLDAGATHVVVANRTLDKAIALVQRHAALALRHGATLEAWALDEVPGAFDVVVNATASSLAGDAVPVSAQVLRPGALAVDMMYGPAAAGFMAWAEAHGAVARDGLGMLVEQAAEAFEFWRGVHPPSAQVLAELRASLAAGA; via the coding sequence ATGGATCAGTACTGCGTCATGGGCAACCCAGTCGAGCACAGCCGCTCGCCCCGCATCCACGCGCGTTTTGCCGAACTCTGCGGCCAGCCGATGGCCTACGGCCGGCGCCTGGTGCCGATCGGTGCATTCGCCGAAGGCATCGCCGCCTTCCGCAGCGAGGCCGCCGCGCAAGGCGACACCGCGCGCGGCTGCAACGTCACCGTGCCCTTCAAGTTCGACGCCGCCGCGCTCGCGCAGCACACCAGCGAGCGCGCCACGCTGGCGCAGGCCGTGAACACGCTGCGCTTCGAGACCGACGGCAGCATCCATGCCGACAACACCGACGGCATCGGCCTGGTCAACGACATCGTGCGCAATGCCGGCGTGCCGCTGGCGGGCCGGTCGCTGCTGCTGATCGGCGCCGGCGGCGCCGCGGCGGGCGTGCTCGGACCGCTGCTCGACGCGGGCGCCACGCACGTCGTGGTGGCCAACCGCACGCTCGACAAGGCCATCGCGCTGGTGCAGCGCCATGCCGCGCTCGCGCTGCGCCACGGCGCCACGCTCGAAGCCTGGGCGCTCGACGAAGTGCCGGGCGCTTTCGACGTGGTGGTCAACGCCACCGCCTCCAGCCTCGCGGGCGACGCCGTGCCCGTGAGCGCGCAGGTGCTGCGCCCCGGCGCGCTGGCCGTCGACATGATGTACGGGCCCGCCGCCGCAGGCTTCATGGCCTGGGCCGAAGCGCACGGCGCGGTCGCGCGCGACGGCCTCGGCATGCTGGTGGAACAGGCCGCCGAAGCCTTCGAATTCTGGCGCGGCGTGCACCCGCCCTCGGCCCAGGTTCTCGCCGAGCTGCGCGCCTCGCTCGCCGCCGGCGCATGA
- a CDS encoding energy transducer TonB gives MNLKDLSTLQIALGVSVIAHAALLAVRFVDPESFNRVFSETPLEVILVNSKTNDKPDPAARVMAQTTLAGGGDLDKGRATSPLPPSSFTTMGDSFEESRRQVEAMQAQQMQMLAQLKRELAAMPVPDPRQAGDPTEAAAREEKRRQMVALLAEIERRVNEENARPKKRYLSPATREAAYALYVDTLRRRIEVKGTENFPTAAGKKLYGELKMTVTINHDGRVLDAVVDESSGNTTLDRRAQAIVRSVGNFGTFTDAMRKQTDQIVLQSRFKFTRDETIELSSQ, from the coding sequence ATGAATCTCAAGGACCTCAGCACGCTGCAGATCGCTCTGGGCGTGTCGGTCATCGCGCATGCCGCGTTGCTCGCGGTGCGCTTCGTCGATCCCGAATCGTTCAACCGGGTCTTCAGCGAAACTCCGCTCGAAGTGATCCTGGTCAACAGCAAGACCAACGACAAGCCCGACCCCGCAGCCCGCGTGATGGCGCAGACCACGCTCGCGGGCGGCGGCGACCTCGACAAGGGCCGCGCCACCAGCCCGCTGCCGCCGTCGAGCTTCACCACCATGGGCGACTCCTTCGAGGAATCGCGCCGCCAGGTCGAGGCCATGCAGGCCCAGCAGATGCAGATGCTGGCGCAGCTCAAGCGCGAGCTGGCCGCCATGCCCGTGCCCGATCCGCGCCAGGCCGGCGACCCGACCGAAGCCGCCGCGCGCGAGGAAAAGCGCCGCCAGATGGTCGCGCTGCTCGCCGAGATCGAACGCCGCGTGAACGAGGAAAACGCGCGCCCCAAGAAGCGCTACCTGAGCCCCGCCACGCGCGAGGCGGCCTACGCGCTGTACGTCGACACGCTGCGCCGCCGCATCGAGGTCAAGGGCACCGAGAACTTCCCGACCGCGGCCGGCAAGAAGCTCTACGGCGAACTCAAGATGACGGTCACCATCAACCACGACGGGCGCGTACTCGACGCCGTGGTCGACGAAAGCTCGGGCAACACCACGCTCGACCGTCGGGCCCAGGCCATCGTGCGCAGCGTCGGCAACTTCGGCACCTTCACCGACGCGATGCGCAAGCAGACCGACCAGATCGTGCTGCAGTCGCGCTTCAAGTTCACGCGCGACGAAACGATCGAGCTGTCGTCTCAATAA
- a CDS encoding ribonuclease catalytic domain-containing protein encodes MFVLFEEAGKYLGGRVLSEAEASAQVELETGKRVKVKGANIVLRFEKPAPPELMAEARALAAAMDLDLAWEFAAEGEFGFADLAADYFSEKPTLAQQAAALFALFEAPHYFRRAGKGRFKKAPAEIVQQALAAIEKKKAIQAQIVEWAGQLAEGVCPPAIREQLYKILFKPDKNAPEYKAVVDAARATQRPPLDLLERAGAIDSPYQFHWRRFLFENFPKGTGFPALAAPAVADDLPLAEGVRAFSIDDSQTTEIDDALSVQGMGSGTITVGIHIAAPGLALTPGSAIDAVARARMSTVYMPGYKITMLPDEVVDTYTLLEGGDRPAVSLYARFDEATLELQGTETKLERVPIVANLRHDQLDAVVTQPWLEDATFNSDNTPDAAAKLRAPLSFLFRLAKHLKALREVVRGKPENFSRPDYNFRLVGNDGAEPTGNEQVQITTRQRGAPLDLIVSEAMILANSSWGGWLGELGVPGLYRSQASLAPGIKVRMGTRALPHAGLGVKSYAWSTSPLRRYTDLVNQWQIIAAARHGKTAALAAPFKPKDADLFSILSGFDAAYATYNAYQGGMERFWTLKYLQQNGITELEATVIKDIPNGALVRADALPLVFPVAGQQERGARVRVKLGEIDEIALDVSGTVLERFDMPKTDAAADESGGEDDEEEVAGPIAIAVDLSDSEAAPDPTTTAPA; translated from the coding sequence ATGTTTGTATTGTTTGAAGAAGCCGGTAAATACCTCGGCGGCCGCGTCCTGTCGGAAGCCGAAGCCTCGGCACAGGTCGAGCTCGAGACCGGCAAGCGCGTCAAGGTCAAGGGCGCCAACATCGTTCTGCGTTTCGAGAAGCCGGCCCCGCCCGAGCTGATGGCCGAGGCGCGTGCGCTGGCCGCTGCCATGGACCTCGACCTCGCCTGGGAATTCGCAGCCGAAGGCGAGTTCGGCTTTGCCGACCTGGCCGCCGACTATTTCAGCGAGAAGCCCACGCTCGCGCAGCAGGCCGCCGCGCTGTTCGCGCTGTTTGAGGCGCCGCACTACTTCCGCCGCGCGGGCAAGGGGCGCTTCAAGAAGGCGCCCGCCGAAATCGTGCAGCAGGCGCTGGCCGCCATCGAGAAGAAGAAGGCCATCCAGGCGCAGATCGTCGAATGGGCCGGCCAGCTCGCCGAAGGCGTGTGCCCGCCGGCGATCCGCGAGCAGCTCTACAAGATCCTGTTCAAGCCCGACAAGAACGCGCCCGAGTACAAGGCCGTGGTCGACGCCGCGCGCGCCACGCAGCGCCCGCCGCTCGACCTGCTGGAGCGCGCCGGCGCCATCGATTCGCCTTACCAGTTCCACTGGCGGCGCTTCCTGTTCGAGAACTTCCCCAAGGGCACCGGCTTCCCCGCGCTCGCGGCGCCGGCCGTCGCCGACGACCTGCCGCTGGCCGAAGGCGTGCGGGCCTTCTCGATCGACGATTCGCAGACCACCGAAATCGACGACGCGCTGTCCGTGCAGGGCATGGGCAGCGGCACCATCACGGTCGGCATCCACATCGCGGCGCCGGGCCTGGCGCTCACGCCGGGCAGCGCCATCGACGCCGTGGCGCGCGCGCGCATGTCCACCGTGTACATGCCGGGCTACAAGATCACCATGCTGCCCGACGAAGTGGTCGACACCTACACGCTGCTCGAAGGCGGCGACCGCCCGGCCGTGTCGCTCTATGCACGCTTCGACGAAGCCACGCTGGAGCTGCAAGGCACCGAGACCAAGCTCGAACGCGTGCCGATCGTCGCCAACCTGCGCCACGACCAGCTCGATGCCGTCGTCACGCAGCCCTGGCTCGAAGACGCCACCTTCAATTCGGACAACACGCCCGACGCCGCCGCGAAGCTGCGCGCGCCGCTGAGCTTCCTGTTCCGCCTCGCCAAGCACCTGAAGGCGCTGCGTGAAGTGGTGCGCGGCAAGCCCGAGAACTTCAGCCGGCCCGACTACAACTTCCGCCTCGTCGGCAACGACGGCGCCGAGCCCACCGGCAACGAGCAGGTGCAGATCACCACGCGCCAGCGCGGCGCGCCGCTCGACCTGATCGTGTCCGAGGCCATGATCCTGGCCAACAGCAGCTGGGGCGGCTGGCTCGGCGAACTCGGCGTGCCCGGCCTGTACCGCAGCCAGGCCAGCCTGGCGCCCGGCATCAAGGTGCGCATGGGCACGCGCGCGCTGCCGCACGCGGGCCTGGGCGTGAAGAGCTACGCCTGGAGCACCTCGCCGCTGCGCCGCTACACCGACCTCGTGAACCAGTGGCAGATCATCGCGGCCGCGCGCCACGGCAAGACCGCTGCGCTGGCCGCGCCCTTCAAGCCGAAGGACGCCGACCTGTTCTCGATCCTCTCGGGCTTCGACGCCGCCTATGCCACGTACAACGCCTACCAGGGCGGCATGGAGCGCTTCTGGACGCTCAAGTACCTGCAGCAGAACGGCATCACCGAGCTCGAAGCCACGGTCATCAAAGACATTCCCAACGGTGCGCTGGTGCGGGCCGATGCGCTGCCGCTGGTGTTCCCGGTGGCGGGCCAGCAGGAGCGCGGCGCGCGCGTGCGCGTGAAGCTCGGCGAAATCGACGAGATCGCGCTCGACGTGAGCGGCACCGTGCTCGAACGCTTCGACATGCCGAAAACCGATGCTGCGGCCGATGAAAGCGGCGGCGAGGACGACGAAGAAGAAGTCGCCGGCCCGATCGCCATCGCGGTCGACCTGAGCGACAGCGAGGCCGCACCCGACCCGACGACGACCGCGCCTGCATGA
- a CDS encoding YqiA/YcfP family alpha/beta fold hydrolase: MDPQTTHLLYLHGFRSSPRSTKARLVAKHVAREHPNLEWWCPQLPPSPHDAIDMVMKGIADWPRKSMAVIGSSLGGFYATYVAGMTRCRAVLLNPAVHPARDLTRYIGSQTAWHDPAEHFYFQPEFIQELRAMEIGALTRPERLFAIIAKGDEALDWHEMSARYPDSRIKLLEGGDHALSDFEKAHLADVMAFINPI; this comes from the coding sequence ATGGACCCGCAAACCACCCATCTGTTGTACCTGCACGGCTTCCGTTCGTCGCCCCGCTCCACCAAGGCGCGGCTGGTGGCGAAGCACGTGGCGCGCGAGCACCCGAACCTGGAGTGGTGGTGCCCGCAACTGCCGCCGTCGCCGCACGATGCCATCGACATGGTGATGAAGGGCATCGCGGACTGGCCACGCAAGTCGATGGCGGTGATCGGTTCGTCGCTCGGCGGTTTCTACGCCACCTACGTCGCCGGCATGACCCGCTGCCGCGCCGTGCTGCTCAACCCCGCGGTGCACCCGGCGCGCGACCTCACGCGCTACATCGGCAGCCAGACCGCCTGGCACGACCCGGCCGAGCATTTCTATTTCCAGCCGGAATTCATCCAGGAACTGCGCGCCATGGAAATCGGCGCGCTCACACGGCCGGAGCGCCTGTTCGCGATCATCGCCAAGGGCGACGAGGCGCTCGACTGGCACGAGATGTCGGCGCGCTACCCCGACAGCCGCATCAAGCTGCTCGAAGGCGGCGACCATGCGCTGTCCGACTTCGAAAAAGCGCACCTGGCCGACGTGATGGCCTTCATCAACCCCATTTAG
- a CDS encoding response regulator transcription factor — MLHPMNTEAQDDGLPRRWGVLVVEDDSRARAFFEASVQRSPRLFWLGSAGTVQEARTWLAGTATIPDVLLVDLGMPDGTGLDVIRDAVARFPGCEPLVVSVFGDEENVLASIEAGAVGYIHKDAAPEDIAQTIVEMKAGASPISPMIARRVLAKYRSLQAAVPGTAGAAPAEAALDETDRGLLSAREHEVLTLIARGFSYAEIARLKGLSVHTVQTHIKNLYGKLAVHSKSEAVFEATRLGLLSHPG; from the coding sequence ATGCTTCATCCCATGAATACCGAGGCACAGGATGACGGGCTGCCACGCCGCTGGGGCGTGCTCGTGGTCGAGGACGACAGCCGCGCACGCGCCTTCTTCGAGGCCAGCGTGCAGCGCAGCCCGCGCCTGTTCTGGCTCGGCAGTGCGGGCACAGTGCAGGAAGCGCGCACCTGGCTGGCCGGCACCGCGACCATCCCCGACGTGCTGCTGGTCGACCTCGGCATGCCCGACGGCACCGGGCTCGACGTGATCCGCGACGCCGTGGCCCGCTTTCCCGGTTGCGAGCCGCTGGTGGTGTCGGTCTTCGGCGACGAAGAGAACGTGCTGGCCAGCATCGAGGCCGGCGCCGTGGGCTACATCCACAAGGACGCCGCACCGGAAGACATCGCGCAGACCATTGTCGAGATGAAGGCCGGCGCCTCGCCGATCTCGCCCATGATCGCGCGCCGCGTGCTCGCCAAGTACCGCAGCCTGCAGGCGGCCGTGCCGGGCACCGCCGGCGCGGCGCCGGCAGAGGCGGCGCTCGACGAGACCGACCGCGGCCTGCTCTCGGCGCGCGAGCACGAGGTGCTGACGCTGATCGCGCGCGGCTTCTCGTACGCCGAGATCGCGCGCCTCAAGGGCCTGAGCGTGCACACGGTGCAGACCCACATCAAGAACCTCTACGGCAAGCTCGCGGTGCATTCCAAGAGCGAAGCGGTGTTCGAGGCCACGCGCCTCGGCCTGCTGTCCCACCCGGGCTGA
- a CDS encoding sensor histidine kinase, producing the protein MLRRLAFLCLLGLAALFVAGGAAAAATQGPIELRHAMVTTTIDGVVQTEAVDLSYHWDRRHRGRTGFASFELPFRVETLPEVPWGIFIPRAGSVFEVQLNGTLLQAYGDLGQGNRADYAKAPVYVPVPGRLLKEGENLLQIRIRADSERRAGLSRVTVGPATPVRTTLFERAYAWRFTGSVLLTAFSLIVGSIALALWFTQVDTGATGRRQRDALYFWAAVAEFCWAVRVADAMIPEPPLPWQLWGVLMAGCYAGWAASAMMFCYHLADWAQNPRLRWARWPMAAVVAGTVVFTWLALNREEPRWLTGWLAVEITIVVGFVIAFAVATVRRPSVERLLVAGAALVTVAFGTRDWLVIRLSDAYGETTWVRYSSVMFGVALLLIVLRRFHFASVQARGWVKTLADRVAQRERELAATYAELEEVARDQARTHERERILRDMHDGVGSHISSAIRQLQSGQTSPEELLRTLRDSLDQLKLSIDSIHLPPGDIGALLAALRYRLEPRLAAADIAFEWGVDELPTVTQLDAHATRQLQFLLFEAISNVLQHAHASALRIEADARAGGVHLRVIDNGVGFDATEVPTALSKRAAAIGARLAIESRPGRTVVQLGFD; encoded by the coding sequence ATGCTGCGGAGGCTGGCGTTCCTGTGCCTGCTGGGGTTGGCGGCGCTGTTCGTGGCGGGAGGTGCCGCCGCGGCTGCGACGCAGGGCCCGATCGAGCTGCGCCACGCCATGGTGACCACCACCATCGACGGTGTCGTGCAGACCGAAGCCGTCGACCTGTCCTACCACTGGGACCGCCGGCACCGCGGCCGCACCGGCTTCGCGAGCTTCGAGCTGCCGTTCCGGGTCGAGACCCTGCCCGAGGTGCCCTGGGGCATCTTCATTCCCCGTGCCGGCAGCGTCTTCGAGGTGCAGCTCAACGGCACGCTGCTGCAGGCCTACGGCGACCTGGGACAGGGCAACCGCGCCGACTACGCCAAGGCCCCCGTCTACGTGCCGGTGCCCGGACGGCTGCTGAAAGAGGGCGAGAACCTGCTGCAGATCCGCATCCGTGCCGACAGCGAGCGGCGCGCCGGCCTGTCGCGCGTCACCGTCGGGCCGGCGACGCCGGTGCGCACCACGCTGTTCGAGCGCGCCTACGCCTGGCGCTTCACGGGGTCGGTGCTGCTGACGGCATTCAGCCTGATCGTCGGCAGCATCGCGCTGGCGCTGTGGTTCACCCAGGTCGACACCGGCGCGACCGGCCGCCGCCAGCGCGACGCCCTCTACTTCTGGGCCGCGGTCGCCGAGTTCTGCTGGGCCGTGCGCGTGGCCGACGCCATGATTCCAGAGCCGCCGCTGCCGTGGCAGCTCTGGGGCGTGCTGATGGCCGGCTGCTACGCGGGCTGGGCCGCGTCCGCCATGATGTTCTGCTATCACCTCGCCGACTGGGCGCAGAACCCGCGCCTGCGCTGGGCGCGATGGCCGATGGCGGCCGTGGTGGCCGGCACCGTGGTGTTCACCTGGCTGGCGCTGAACCGCGAGGAACCGCGCTGGCTCACGGGCTGGCTGGCGGTCGAGATCACCATCGTCGTCGGCTTCGTGATCGCCTTTGCCGTGGCCACGGTGCGCCGGCCCAGTGTCGAACGGCTGCTGGTGGCCGGCGCCGCGCTGGTCACGGTGGCCTTCGGCACGCGCGACTGGCTGGTGATCCGCCTGAGCGACGCCTATGGCGAAACCACCTGGGTGCGCTATTCCTCGGTGATGTTCGGCGTGGCGCTGCTGCTCATCGTGCTGCGGCGCTTTCACTTTGCGAGCGTGCAGGCGCGTGGCTGGGTCAAGACGCTGGCCGACCGGGTGGCGCAGCGCGAGCGCGAACTGGCGGCTACCTACGCCGAGCTGGAAGAGGTGGCGCGCGACCAGGCGCGCACCCACGAGCGCGAGCGCATCCTGCGCGACATGCACGACGGCGTGGGCTCACACATCAGCTCGGCCATCCGCCAGCTGCAGTCGGGCCAGACCAGCCCGGAAGAACTGCTGCGCACCCTGCGCGACTCGCTCGACCAGCTCAAGCTGTCGATCGACTCCATCCACCTGCCGCCCGGCGACATCGGCGCGCTGCTGGCGGCGCTGCGCTACCGGCTGGAGCCCCGGCTGGCCGCCGCGGACATCGCCTTCGAATGGGGTGTGGACGAGCTGCCGACGGTGACGCAGCTCGACGCCCACGCCACGCGGCAGCTGCAGTTTCTGCTGTTCGAGGCCATCTCGAACGTGCTGCAGCACGCCCACGCGAGCGCGCTGCGCATCGAGGCCGACGCGCGCGCCGGCGGCGTGCACCTGCGCGTGATCGACAACGGCGTGGGCTTCGACGCCACCGAGGTGCCGACGGCGCTGTCGAAGCGCGCCGCCGCCATCGGGGCCCGCCTGGCGATCGAAAGCCGACCGGGGCGCACGGTCGTTCAGCTCGGTTTCGACTGA
- the rodA gene encoding rod shape-determining protein RodA, with amino-acid sequence MSAVFNQPSLARRIAPIFQGFDGFLAFAVMLLVFAGLLTMYSSGYDHGTRFLDHGRNMLLAGGIMFVVAQVPPQRLMVFAVPLYAAGVALLIAVALFGITKKGAQRWINVGVVIQPSEILKIAMPLMLAWWFQRREGQLRPLDFVVATVLLAVPVGLIMKQPDLGTSLLVLAAGLAVIFFAGLPWKLIVPPVVLGAVAITLIVGFESRLCVDGVDWRVLHDYQKQRVCTLLDPSKDPLGKGFHIIQGMIAIGSGGVGGKGFMQGTQTHLEFIPERTTDFIFAAYSEEFGLIGNLALIAAFILLIFRGLTIALNATTLFSRLLAGAVTMIFFTYAFVNMGMVSGILPVVGVPLPFISYGGTAMVTLGLGLGLLMSIARARKLSQN; translated from the coding sequence ATGTCTGCCGTGTTCAATCAGCCCTCCCTGGCGCGTCGCATTGCGCCCATCTTCCAGGGCTTCGACGGCTTCCTGGCCTTTGCCGTGATGCTGCTCGTCTTTGCCGGGCTGCTCACCATGTATTCCTCCGGCTACGACCATGGCACGCGCTTTCTCGACCATGGCCGCAACATGCTGCTGGCCGGCGGCATCATGTTCGTGGTGGCGCAGGTGCCGCCGCAGCGGCTCATGGTGTTCGCCGTGCCGCTCTACGCGGCGGGGGTGGCGCTGCTGATCGCGGTGGCGCTGTTCGGCATCACCAAGAAGGGCGCCCAGCGCTGGATCAATGTGGGCGTGGTGATCCAGCCCAGCGAAATCCTGAAAATCGCGATGCCCCTGATGCTGGCCTGGTGGTTCCAGCGCCGCGAAGGCCAACTGCGGCCGCTCGACTTCGTGGTGGCGACGGTGCTGCTCGCGGTGCCGGTCGGGCTCATCATGAAGCAGCCCGACCTGGGCACCTCGCTGCTGGTGCTGGCGGCCGGGCTGGCCGTGATCTTTTTTGCCGGGCTGCCGTGGAAGCTGATCGTGCCGCCGGTGGTGCTCGGCGCGGTCGCCATCACACTCATCGTGGGCTTCGAGTCGCGGCTGTGCGTCGACGGCGTCGACTGGCGCGTGCTGCACGACTACCAGAAGCAGCGCGTGTGCACGCTGCTCGACCCGAGCAAGGACCCGCTGGGCAAGGGCTTCCACATCATCCAGGGAATGATCGCCATCGGGTCGGGCGGCGTGGGCGGCAAGGGCTTCATGCAGGGCACGCAGACGCACCTCGAGTTCATTCCCGAGCGCACCACCGACTTCATCTTCGCGGCCTATTCGGAAGAATTCGGCCTGATCGGCAACCTGGCGCTGATCGCGGCCTTCATCCTGCTGATCTTCCGCGGGCTGACCATTGCGCTGAACGCGACCACGCTGTTCTCGCGCCTGCTGGCCGGGGCGGTGACCATGATCTTCTTCACCTATGCCTTCGTGAACATGGGCATGGTCAGCGGCATCCTGCCGGTGGTGGGCGTGCCGCTGCCGTTCATCAGCTACGGCGGCACGGCCATGGTCACGCTGGGGCTGGGGCTGGGCCTGTTGATGTCGATCGCCCGGGCGCGGAAACTGTCCCAGAACTAG